Proteins encoded in a region of the Teredinibacter purpureus genome:
- a CDS encoding sensor histidine kinase gives MPSPHLSAAQPKMNNPWSWISFMFSGFFFFSFAYAELTLHFVVPSLALYGLFAWNYSALIHSSPKNMLALTLSMIALGFFGSYLNPSSSVFLGYAAFFGCFYSPKPRGFLISSVIIISLLSAAKLFNLWYSYYLFPGLITSIAMSFLGAYLRQEDLHRRREYTSSEEKKQLATVAERERIARDLHDTLGHTLSSIALKAQLAKKLGDNGNMTMALDEVSQVATLASEALSDVRRAISGYKYSGLNEQLARLQSRLESASFSVTLHNPLKHLQARQEAALILMITEAVTNILRHSNGNSASITLSKTSSALGVTISDNGSNQDYCMGNGLTGINERLEAFNGNMTITNHNGFHLTLTLESYNNA, from the coding sequence ATGCCGTCGCCTCACCTATCAGCCGCTCAGCCAAAAATGAATAACCCCTGGAGCTGGATCTCCTTTATGTTTAGCGGCTTTTTCTTTTTCTCGTTTGCCTACGCCGAGCTCACACTACATTTTGTTGTTCCCTCGCTTGCCCTCTACGGCCTGTTCGCGTGGAACTACAGCGCGCTAATTCACTCTAGCCCCAAGAATATGCTAGCACTCACACTCAGCATGATAGCGCTTGGTTTTTTCGGTTCTTACCTCAACCCTTCCTCAAGCGTATTTCTAGGTTACGCCGCTTTTTTTGGCTGCTTCTACTCACCTAAACCACGCGGTTTTTTGATTAGCAGCGTCATTATTATTAGCCTGTTAAGTGCCGCCAAATTATTTAACCTCTGGTACTCCTATTATTTATTTCCGGGCTTAATCACCTCCATTGCCATGAGTTTTCTCGGCGCATACCTCCGACAAGAGGACCTTCACCGCAGGCGTGAATACACAAGCTCAGAGGAAAAAAAACAACTGGCCACCGTTGCTGAACGCGAACGAATAGCGCGAGACCTTCACGACACGCTAGGCCACACACTCTCAAGCATTGCGCTCAAAGCACAATTAGCTAAGAAATTGGGTGACAACGGTAATATGACAATGGCATTAGATGAAGTGAGCCAAGTCGCCACACTCGCAAGCGAAGCGTTGAGCGATGTAAGGCGCGCTATAAGCGGTTACAAATACAGCGGATTAAACGAACAGCTGGCACGCCTGCAGTCACGTTTGGAAAGTGCTAGCTTTAGCGTAACGCTACACAACCCCCTCAAACACTTACAGGCCCGACAAGAAGCTGCTCTTATATTAATGATTACAGAAGCGGTCACCAATATTCTACGGCACAGCAACGGCAACAGTGCTTCGATTACACTCAGCAAAACAAGCTCCGCGCTAGGCGTGACAATCTCAGACAATGGCAGCAACCAAGATTATTGTATGGGCAACGGCCTAACCGGTATTAATGAACGGCTTGAAGCCTTTAACGGTAATATGACGATTACCAACCACAACGGGTTCCATCTAACGCTTACACTTGAGAGCTACAATAATGCTTAA
- a CDS encoding response regulator transcription factor has product MLKVFIVEDQALVRGALCALLQLEGDIEIVGQAENGQQALERIKTLDFDIVLTDIEMPKITGIELIEQVRERYPHIKTAIVTTFGRAGYIKRALSAGVDAFLLKDAPSEDLAQALRRIMQGRKVIDPELAIAALDIQDPLTEKERKALQLAGEGKSTADIAVALFLSEGTVRNYLSEAISKLNATNRIDAARLAKQKGWL; this is encoded by the coding sequence ATGCTTAAAGTATTCATCGTGGAAGACCAGGCGTTAGTGCGCGGCGCGCTATGCGCGCTACTGCAGCTTGAAGGCGATATAGAAATTGTGGGGCAAGCGGAGAACGGCCAGCAAGCGCTAGAGCGCATAAAAACGCTGGACTTCGACATAGTGCTTACTGATATTGAAATGCCTAAAATCACCGGCATAGAACTCATAGAACAGGTACGCGAACGCTACCCGCACATTAAAACCGCCATCGTCACCACGTTTGGCCGCGCCGGTTATATTAAGCGTGCGCTCAGCGCCGGAGTGGATGCCTTTCTATTGAAAGATGCCCCGTCAGAAGATCTCGCCCAAGCACTAAGACGCATTATGCAGGGACGAAAAGTAATTGACCCAGAACTGGCCATCGCGGCCTTGGACATACAAGACCCTCTAACGGAGAAAGAACGAAAGGCGCTGCAACTCGCCGGCGAAGGGAAATCGACGGCCGATATAGCCGTCGCACTGTTTCTTTCCGAAGGAACCGTACGCAACTATCTATCTGAAGCTATATCCAAGCTCAACGCCACTAACCGAATAGATGCCGCGCGCTTAGCCAAGCAAAAAGGTTGGCTCTAA
- a CDS encoding DUF3301 domain-containing protein yields the protein MTLSDLTLLSFLFVAGIGIWQHLGISQRAYTVVKRRTEKAGVTLLDQSIVLRSMRLCRSSHSLFAIERRYNFEFSSVGDVRYPGNAVFAGKRLLGLELAPFKEQEPED from the coding sequence ATGACACTTTCAGACCTTACACTACTCAGTTTCCTATTCGTTGCCGGTATCGGTATCTGGCAACACCTCGGCATTAGTCAGCGCGCCTATACCGTGGTTAAACGCCGCACCGAAAAAGCAGGCGTCACCCTTTTAGATCAAAGCATTGTCTTACGCAGTATGAGACTTTGCCGCTCCTCTCATTCACTTTTCGCGATTGAGCGGCGCTACAACTTTGAGTTTTCGTCTGTAGGCGATGTGCGATACCCGGGCAATGCCGTATTCGCCGGCAAGCGGTTACTCGGGCTAGAGCTTGCGCCATTTAAAGAGCAAGAACCGGAAGACTAA
- a CDS encoding DUF6316 family protein: MVSEVIRREGEEDKVWYRTERCFRIGTDWYIATREEGDIGPFGSRTVAERSVPRYVNIMKDEGEAGTFAKKLAIQGVWAATHFT, encoded by the coding sequence ATGGTGAGTGAAGTGATTCGCCGAGAGGGAGAAGAAGATAAAGTGTGGTATCGCACTGAGCGTTGCTTTCGGATAGGTACCGATTGGTATATTGCGACGCGAGAAGAGGGTGACATTGGGCCGTTTGGTTCGCGAACGGTTGCCGAAAGATCGGTTCCGCGTTACGTGAATATTATGAAAGATGAAGGCGAGGCGGGTACGTTTGCCAAAAAGCTCGCTATTCAAGGTGTTTGGGCTGCCACTCATTTCACCTAG
- the fusA gene encoding elongation factor G has protein sequence MTELAKYRNIGIFAHVDAGKTTTTERILKLTGKIHRTGEVHDGAATTDFMEQEQERGITIQSAATTCFWKDHRMNIIDTPGHVDFTVEVYRSLKVLDGGVGVFCGSGGVEPQSETNWRYANESEVARIIFVNKLDRMGADFYRVTDQVKKVLGATPLIMTLPIGIEDDFVGVVDVLTKKAYVWDDTGLPENYEVLDVPADMVDDVDMYHEQLLETAVEQDDDLMMAYMEGEVPSIEDIKKCIRKGTIALDFFPTYCGSAFKNKGVQLVLDAVVDYLPCPTEVDPQPLTDEEGNPTGEVATVSEEEPLRALAFKIMDDRFGALTFVRIYSGVLEKGTTILNSFTGKTERIGRMVEMHADDRNEIDRAQAGDIIAIVGMKNVQTGHTLCDPKHACTLEPMVFPEPVISIAVKPKDKGGSEKMGIAIGKMVAEDPSFRVETDEDSGETILRGMGELHLDIKVDILKRTYAVELEVGKPQVAYRETITKAIEDSYTHKKQSGGSGQFGKIDYHIRPAEPGTGFKFTSSVVGGNVPKEFFPAIEKGFASMMHTGTLAGFPVLDVEIELFDGGYHAVDSSAVAFEIAARGAFRQSIPKAGAQLLEPIMKVDVFTPEDHVGDVIGDLNRRRGMIKDQEAGVTGVRIKADVPLAEMFGYIGTLRTMTSGRGQFSMEFSHYMHCPANVAETVIAEEKERQAAKK, from the coding sequence ATGACCGAGTTAGCCAAATACAGAAACATAGGCATCTTCGCCCACGTTGATGCCGGTAAAACCACCACCACCGAGCGTATTCTTAAGCTCACAGGTAAAATTCACCGCACCGGTGAAGTACACGATGGTGCCGCCACTACCGACTTCATGGAACAGGAACAAGAGCGCGGCATTACGATTCAGTCTGCAGCGACAACCTGCTTCTGGAAAGACCACCGCATGAACATCATCGATACACCAGGACACGTTGACTTCACTGTTGAAGTTTACCGTTCGCTTAAAGTACTCGATGGCGGCGTAGGTGTTTTCTGTGGTTCTGGTGGTGTTGAGCCTCAGTCTGAAACTAACTGGCGCTACGCGAACGAATCTGAAGTTGCTCGTATCATTTTCGTGAACAAACTCGACCGTATGGGTGCAGATTTCTACCGCGTAACCGATCAAGTTAAAAAAGTACTCGGTGCAACGCCACTGATTATGACCCTTCCTATCGGTATCGAAGATGATTTTGTAGGTGTTGTGGACGTTCTCACCAAGAAAGCTTACGTATGGGATGACACCGGTCTTCCTGAAAACTACGAAGTGCTAGATGTACCTGCTGACATGGTTGACGACGTGGATATGTACCACGAGCAACTACTCGAAACAGCTGTTGAGCAAGACGACGACCTGATGATGGCCTACATGGAAGGTGAAGTTCCTTCTATAGAAGACATCAAGAAATGTATTCGTAAGGGCACCATCGCACTGGATTTCTTCCCCACTTACTGTGGTTCCGCCTTTAAAAACAAAGGTGTTCAGCTTGTACTAGACGCCGTTGTTGATTACCTACCCTGCCCTACCGAAGTTGATCCCCAGCCATTGACCGACGAAGAAGGTAACCCTACCGGTGAAGTTGCCACCGTATCTGAAGAAGAGCCTTTACGCGCATTGGCATTTAAAATAATGGATGACCGCTTCGGTGCTCTCACATTCGTGCGCATCTATTCGGGCGTACTCGAAAAAGGTACCACCATCCTTAACTCCTTTACCGGCAAAACCGAGCGTATCGGCCGCATGGTAGAGATGCACGCAGATGATCGCAACGAAATCGACCGCGCACAAGCCGGCGACATTATTGCCATCGTAGGCATGAAGAACGTACAAACCGGTCACACACTATGTGATCCCAAGCACGCTTGTACGCTTGAGCCGATGGTATTCCCCGAGCCCGTTATCTCCATTGCTGTTAAGCCTAAAGATAAAGGCGGCTCAGAAAAAATGGGTATTGCCATTGGTAAAATGGTTGCAGAAGATCCTTCTTTCCGTGTTGAAACCGATGAAGACTCTGGCGAAACTATTTTACGCGGCATGGGTGAATTACACTTGGATATTAAAGTGGACATCCTTAAGCGCACCTACGCTGTAGAGCTTGAAGTGGGTAAACCACAAGTGGCTTACCGCGAGACCATTACCAAGGCTATCGAAGATTCCTACACCCACAAGAAGCAATCCGGTGGTTCGGGTCAGTTCGGTAAGATCGACTACCATATTCGTCCTGCAGAGCCTGGTACTGGCTTCAAGTTTACCTCCTCTGTTGTGGGCGGTAACGTACCGAAAGAATTCTTCCCAGCGATTGAGAAGGGTTTTGCCAGCATGATGCACACAGGTACTTTGGCAGGCTTCCCTGTACTGGACGTTGAAATTGAACTGTTCGACGGTGGTTATCACGCGGTTGACTCCTCGGCTGTTGCCTTTGAAATTGCTGCTCGTGGCGCTTTCCGTCAGTCTATTCCTAAAGCCGGTGCTCAATTACTAGAACCCATCATGAAGGTTGACGTGTTCACACCAGAAGATCACGTAGGTGATGTAATTGGTGACCTGAACCGCCGTCGCGGTATGATCAAAGATCAAGAAGCGGGCGTAACCGGTGTACGTATTAAAGCTGACGTTCCGTTGGCTGAAATGTTTGGTTACATTGGAACCTTGCGTACTATGACATCCGGCCGTGGTCAGTTCTCTATGGAGTTCTCACACTACATGCACTGCCCAGCTAACGTAGCTGAAACGGTTATCGCAGAAGAAAAAGAGCGCCAAGCCGCTAAAAAGTAA
- a CDS encoding FixH family protein, giving the protein MCIISAETLCAPYLQGHYTTDQHSIKLYTQPENIPLNEFHTWFITIKNNNKNSPNILSISLDGKMPKHMHGLPTNPEIKNTIEGEFEIKGLKFQMAGEWMLIFTLNKDVENTVTHTFTVTN; this is encoded by the coding sequence GTGTGCATTATTAGCGCTGAAACACTTTGCGCCCCCTACCTTCAAGGGCACTACACAACCGACCAGCACTCTATCAAGCTATACACACAACCTGAAAATATTCCGCTCAACGAATTTCATACGTGGTTTATTACAATTAAAAATAACAACAAAAACTCACCTAACATTTTATCCATATCATTAGACGGAAAAATGCCGAAACACATGCACGGGCTACCCACAAACCCCGAAATCAAAAACACGATAGAGGGAGAATTTGAAATAAAGGGATTAAAATTTCAAATGGCAGGAGAGTGGATGCTAATTTTCACACTCAATAAAGACGTGGAAAACACCGTAACCCATACCTTTACCGTAACAAATTAA
- a CDS encoding cytochrome-c peroxidase translates to MNRLFTIAIYTTCLPLLCACFFTDNTISSHYLRWSDEERSVIQSLSLSDPSTSIPTPLSLLGQKLFFDKRLSINGQVSCASCHQPEKYFTDGEQFSVNGIGESTHHTPTVVGASHNPWFFWDGRKDSLWSQALAPLENTHEQGGNRMFAVRTLQKHYATEYKKLFGEHLNFDDNKKFPLNATPNTQNTRWASNWEQMAKEDRDTVDTVFANMGKSIAAYETQLQPLPSRFDQFAESLDKKNHDTTTLSLTEQYGLRLFLNAEKTACINCHNGELFTNHDFQATGINSRVSENTQKTGRANGITAALTDSFNCFSRHATTNKDCSELRYAKTEGNELNAAFKVPTLRNIENTAPYMHNGGLGTLDDVIDYYNSAISRDNQHMDIRPLRLLPHEKHQLKAFLLTLSSPLNQDSPLLQNPHEH, encoded by the coding sequence ATGAACAGACTATTTACAATAGCCATCTACACAACGTGCTTACCCTTACTGTGCGCTTGCTTTTTTACGGACAACACCATCAGCAGTCACTATTTACGCTGGAGTGACGAAGAACGCAGCGTAATACAAAGCCTATCGTTATCCGATCCGTCAACGTCTATACCCACGCCCTTAAGTCTTTTGGGCCAAAAACTTTTTTTCGATAAACGGCTCAGCATTAACGGACAAGTTTCGTGCGCATCCTGCCATCAGCCCGAAAAATATTTTACAGACGGCGAACAGTTCAGTGTGAACGGCATAGGTGAAAGCACGCATCACACCCCTACAGTTGTTGGCGCCAGCCATAATCCGTGGTTTTTTTGGGACGGACGAAAAGATAGCCTTTGGTCGCAAGCACTAGCACCGCTAGAGAATACTCATGAACAAGGCGGTAACAGAATGTTTGCTGTTCGAACCTTACAAAAACATTACGCCACTGAGTATAAAAAACTATTCGGTGAACACCTAAATTTTGACGATAACAAAAAATTTCCATTAAACGCTACACCTAACACCCAAAATACACGATGGGCCAGTAATTGGGAACAAATGGCAAAGGAAGATCGCGATACTGTCGATACAGTTTTCGCCAATATGGGAAAATCGATTGCCGCTTACGAAACACAACTGCAACCACTACCTTCCCGCTTTGATCAGTTTGCAGAATCACTAGATAAAAAAAACCACGACACGACAACCCTCTCGCTCACAGAGCAGTATGGTTTACGGTTATTCCTAAACGCGGAAAAAACCGCGTGCATTAACTGCCACAACGGTGAACTTTTTACCAATCATGATTTTCAGGCAACGGGAATCAATAGTCGCGTGAGCGAAAACACGCAAAAAACGGGAAGAGCAAACGGTATTACTGCCGCACTAACTGATAGTTTCAATTGTTTTTCTCGCCACGCCACTACCAACAAAGATTGCTCGGAACTTCGATACGCAAAAACAGAAGGGAATGAATTAAACGCAGCCTTTAAAGTACCCACACTTCGAAACATCGAGAACACTGCACCTTATATGCATAACGGCGGGCTAGGCACACTAGACGACGTTATCGACTATTATAATTCTGCCATAAGCCGTGATAACCAGCATATGGATATACGCCCTTTACGATTATTGCCGCACGAAAAACATCAGCTTAAAGCCTTTTTATTAACGCTATCGTCACCCCTCAACCAAGACTCGCCATTACTACAAAACCCCCATGAACACTAA
- a CDS encoding DUF805 domain-containing protein, with protein MTESNPYSAPQSEAGIAEEDYQPTIFALNGRIGRLRYLTYAMLYNIIIYFVLGIASALLIPVFASGTSSNSAGLYLLIAAFYFPMIALYTILARRRLHDLDKSGWLLLLFLVPLLNILLGLYMLFASGTHGTNRFGPQPTKNHPALWAGLLLPFIVTGILAAVALPAYQEYVARAQAAQNLPFGD; from the coding sequence ATGACAGAAAGCAACCCGTATTCAGCCCCCCAATCCGAAGCAGGCATTGCAGAAGAAGACTATCAGCCGACCATTTTCGCTCTAAACGGTCGTATTGGTCGCCTGCGCTACCTAACGTATGCCATGCTCTACAACATCATTATCTATTTTGTATTGGGTATTGCATCGGCACTACTTATCCCCGTTTTCGCTTCGGGCACCAGCTCAAATTCAGCAGGGTTATATTTACTTATTGCTGCGTTTTATTTCCCAATGATTGCCCTGTACACTATTCTTGCCCGTAGGCGCTTACACGATTTGGATAAATCGGGGTGGCTGTTACTGCTCTTTTTAGTGCCCTTACTTAATATACTGTTAGGGCTCTATATGCTGTTTGCTTCCGGCACCCATGGCACCAATCGGTTCGGCCCACAACCTACCAAAAACCATCCAGCACTATGGGCTGGTTTGCTATTGCCTTTCATCGTGACTGGCATTCTCGCGGCTGTTGCTCTACCCGCATACCAAGAGTATGTTGCGCGTGCGCAGGCGGCACAGAACCTGCCCTTTGGTGACTAA
- a CDS encoding TonB-dependent receptor: MKKLFDNSSASYLTMICALGLLSGNAAAQTAIDEEEVIVRGFAGSLEKALDRKRESDSLVEVVASDDLGVLPDVSITDSLTRLPGVASSRDRGNASSISIRGMGARLNIATMNNREIVSAEPSRDVRYEQFPAELIDSVEVYKSPSANKVEGGISGLVNMNIVSPLQKNKRMVSLNGYWMNNALGDELPETDGNGYKASFSYVDQYADNFGVAFGLAYQDQPSLQREVTSWAYNSHPSTTGDLGSPAEGLMYDSGTWDDNGVETPWYSGVGDGTPEDVTWGAKAASKQGSTERLGAVAVLEWEPTEALSLKYDLFYSQFDITEREDQMYYADFGNWQNGNLEDYINSDTDAVITEDSNGVQSVVSAGFYDPTDGTHNTLHNANWFQTNEMMSTGLNAVYAGSVWQVSADVGYSEASIDSVWIDIASNRNESWGDADGDGIWTITESADIGWDIRSGQMAIWQNNVSDANSVSNPANYTLDATSYSDVWSQDDSGTWYNATAAGEIPAEFGGSTMTGDSDRILTDAMTSMNLDFERELDWGTIAGVSFGGRYTSREKENDVVTWVKNASTEVSLADVGAYSYSLGDNIVAPALIGLEDWDGVAQDVFGGFANRSSVVPSDDDKAASWLLTEDNAALYGMFSLSGEMGSVPFSGNVGARYVSTSTTSSAYEQQLDGSLAAVSIDHEYSELLPSLNMVFEVSDSAQVRLGLARTLSRPPLVEMRAGTTIQRQDLPYTMTRGNPTLDPFLANQFDLGYELYWGDNAAATIGYFYKDMSTHVGNGTDIVLDESVQGAGGTLERTTPLNGDGGTLQGIELMYQQPFDMLPEPFNGLGMFANYSYVDTDITEFTPDSNPYTLGGLSKDVASVTFWYDYNNFDARVSWNYRSEFTSINSWNPSDISLNDAEATIDASIGYAVNDNLRFTLQAQNMTDEAANNYRDNDTARPGSYIEWGRRILLGVSYSL; this comes from the coding sequence ATGAAAAAATTGTTTGATAACAGCAGCGCTAGTTATTTGACCATGATCTGTGCACTCGGTTTGCTTTCTGGCAACGCCGCTGCACAAACAGCTATCGACGAAGAAGAAGTGATTGTGCGTGGGTTTGCGGGCTCGCTAGAAAAAGCGTTGGACCGTAAACGCGAATCAGATTCTTTGGTTGAGGTTGTTGCCTCTGATGATTTGGGTGTATTGCCTGATGTGAGTATCACCGATTCTTTAACGCGCTTACCTGGCGTTGCGTCTTCCCGCGACCGTGGTAATGCCAGCAGTATTTCTATTCGTGGCATGGGCGCACGCTTAAATATCGCCACCATGAATAATCGTGAAATTGTTTCAGCAGAGCCTAGCCGCGACGTGCGTTACGAGCAGTTTCCTGCCGAGCTTATCGATTCTGTAGAAGTGTACAAAAGCCCTTCGGCGAACAAAGTAGAAGGCGGTATCTCCGGCTTGGTTAATATGAATATTGTTAGCCCGCTGCAAAAAAATAAGCGCATGGTATCGCTTAATGGTTACTGGATGAATAATGCCTTGGGTGATGAATTACCCGAGACCGACGGCAACGGCTACAAGGCCAGCTTTAGCTATGTCGATCAGTATGCCGACAACTTTGGTGTGGCGTTTGGTTTAGCCTACCAAGATCAGCCCTCATTACAGCGTGAAGTTACGTCATGGGCCTACAATTCTCACCCTAGCACCACGGGCGATCTGGGCTCGCCAGCTGAAGGTTTGATGTATGACAGCGGCACATGGGATGACAATGGTGTAGAGACGCCGTGGTACTCCGGTGTAGGCGACGGTACACCCGAAGACGTTACGTGGGGCGCGAAAGCCGCCAGCAAGCAAGGCAGCACGGAGCGATTGGGTGCCGTTGCCGTATTGGAGTGGGAGCCAACGGAAGCGCTTAGCTTAAAATATGACTTGTTCTACTCTCAGTTTGATATTACTGAGCGTGAAGACCAAATGTACTATGCCGATTTTGGTAATTGGCAAAATGGCAATTTAGAAGATTACATAAATTCCGATACTGATGCGGTAATTACCGAAGATTCCAATGGTGTGCAGTCTGTTGTGTCGGCGGGTTTTTACGACCCAACAGACGGAACGCATAACACGTTACACAATGCCAATTGGTTTCAGACCAACGAAATGATGAGCACAGGCTTAAATGCAGTGTATGCGGGTAGTGTGTGGCAGGTATCGGCGGATGTTGGTTACTCCGAAGCGAGTATTGACTCCGTGTGGATCGATATCGCGTCGAATCGCAACGAATCTTGGGGTGATGCAGACGGCGACGGCATTTGGACCATTACGGAATCGGCGGATATCGGCTGGGATATCCGCAGCGGTCAAATGGCAATTTGGCAAAATAATGTATCTGACGCGAACAGTGTTAGCAACCCTGCAAATTACACCCTAGATGCAACCAGCTACTCCGACGTTTGGTCGCAAGATGACAGTGGTACTTGGTACAACGCTACAGCGGCAGGTGAAATTCCGGCTGAGTTTGGTGGTTCTACCATGACCGGCGATTCAGATCGAATCCTAACGGATGCGATGACCAGCATGAATCTTGATTTTGAGCGTGAACTTGATTGGGGCACCATTGCGGGCGTCAGCTTTGGTGGGCGTTATACCTCACGCGAAAAAGAAAACGATGTTGTTACCTGGGTTAAAAATGCGAGTACAGAAGTATCGCTAGCGGACGTGGGAGCCTACAGTTATTCGTTGGGAGACAATATTGTTGCGCCAGCACTGATCGGCCTAGAGGATTGGGATGGCGTGGCACAGGATGTATTTGGCGGTTTCGCGAACCGTAGTTCAGTTGTACCGAGTGACGATGATAAGGCCGCTTCTTGGCTGCTAACCGAAGACAACGCTGCGTTATACGGCATGTTCAGTTTGTCGGGAGAAATGGGCAGCGTGCCGTTTAGCGGTAATGTAGGTGCGCGTTATGTCAGTACCTCAACGACCTCTAGCGCTTACGAACAGCAGCTTGATGGATCGCTAGCGGCGGTGTCGATCGACCATGAATACAGCGAGCTTCTGCCGTCATTGAATATGGTGTTCGAAGTCTCTGATAGCGCGCAAGTGCGATTAGGCTTGGCGAGAACGTTGTCTCGTCCACCACTAGTGGAAATGCGAGCGGGTACCACCATTCAGCGTCAAGATTTACCTTACACCATGACCCGCGGTAACCCCACATTAGATCCATTCTTGGCGAACCAATTTGACTTGGGGTATGAACTTTACTGGGGTGACAATGCCGCCGCGACGATTGGTTACTTCTATAAAGATATGTCTACACACGTGGGTAACGGCACCGATATTGTGCTGGATGAATCGGTACAAGGTGCTGGCGGTACATTAGAGCGCACAACGCCGCTTAACGGTGACGGTGGAACATTGCAGGGTATCGAACTGATGTACCAGCAGCCGTTCGATATGCTGCCAGAGCCCTTCAACGGCTTAGGTATGTTTGCGAACTACTCGTATGTGGATACCGACATTACAGAATTTACGCCAGACTCTAATCCGTACACATTAGGTGGGTTGTCTAAAGATGTGGCTAGCGTAACCTTTTGGTACGACTACAACAATTTTGATGCTCGTGTCTCGTGGAACTACCGAAGCGAGTTCACCAGTATTAATAGCTGGAACCCGAGTGATATTAGCTTGAATGATGCGGAAGCAACAATTGATGCCAGCATAGGCTATGCCGTTAACGATAACTTGAGGTTTACGCTGCAGGCGCAAAACATGACGGACGAAGCCGCCAATAACTATCGGGACAACGATACAGCACGCCCGGGTAGCTATATCGAATGGGGTCGTCGTATCTTGTTGGGCGTTAGTTACAGCCTATAA
- a CDS encoding rhomboid family intramembrane serine protease, whose protein sequence is MMPNKLIDYRTPSRRRNVDIQYEYIIIKLDKKLQILTWLVLMMLAIHIVNSILQGRLGEFGVLPGEMRSLPYIITAPFIHGSWAHLLSNLVGLVIFSGLCLLRGIPFYLKSSLLIILLTGILVWLFGRQAVHIGASGWIFGLWSLSIAMAWFQRRFGNILIALFVIVFYGGMIFGVLPSDPNVSFESHLFGALSGVICAYMMTKKPFRRRAAVK, encoded by the coding sequence ATGATGCCCAACAAACTTATTGACTATCGTACGCCATCGCGACGGCGCAACGTGGACATCCAATACGAGTACATCATTATTAAACTCGACAAAAAACTTCAGATTCTCACGTGGCTAGTGCTGATGATGCTCGCCATCCATATTGTGAATTCAATACTTCAAGGGCGTCTGGGTGAATTTGGCGTGCTACCGGGCGAAATGCGGTCGTTACCCTACATAATCACTGCACCCTTTATTCATGGCAGCTGGGCACACCTACTCAGTAATCTTGTAGGTCTTGTCATTTTCAGTGGGCTTTGTTTATTACGGGGAATACCGTTCTACCTAAAGAGCAGCCTGCTTATCATTCTACTAACGGGGATATTGGTCTGGCTGTTTGGCCGACAGGCCGTGCACATAGGTGCAAGCGGTTGGATTTTTGGCTTATGGAGCTTATCCATCGCCATGGCGTGGTTTCAGCGACGCTTCGGTAACATACTCATCGCATTGTTTGTTATCGTATTTTATGGAGGAATGATCTTTGGCGTACTGCCTAGCGACCCAAATGTTTCGTTTGAGTCCCACCTTTTCGGTGCGCTAAGCGGCGTTATCTGTGCCTATATGATGACGAAAAAACCTTTCCGCCGTAGAGCCGCTGTTAAGTAA
- a CDS encoding LysE family translocator — translation MSILLFSLSTSATPGPNTVMLLSSAASYGVKRSIPAYLGVCIGFSLMLSAVALGFGSVFVEYPWLHQVIKAAGVSYLLFLAWKIANLGEMKEASGRDKPITFFQAAAFQWVNPKALIIAVGSIAAYTTPGEQAGIQALAIVVVMSLMGLITMGLWMLFGAGMHRFIRSPKAARRFNFLMATLLVLSIFPILSAELII, via the coding sequence GTGTCAATTTTACTGTTTAGCCTTTCAACGTCGGCTACACCAGGCCCGAATACGGTCATGCTGCTCAGTTCGGCTGCGAGTTACGGCGTCAAGCGCTCTATACCTGCTTATCTCGGGGTATGTATTGGCTTTTCGCTTATGCTTTCGGCGGTAGCGTTAGGTTTTGGTTCCGTGTTTGTGGAGTACCCCTGGTTGCATCAAGTGATTAAAGCCGCTGGAGTGAGCTACCTGTTGTTTTTGGCCTGGAAGATTGCGAACCTTGGTGAAATGAAAGAAGCCTCTGGTCGCGATAAGCCAATAACGTTTTTTCAGGCAGCAGCCTTTCAGTGGGTTAATCCAAAAGCATTGATCATAGCGGTAGGCTCGATTGCCGCCTATACCACGCCGGGGGAGCAGGCGGGTATTCAGGCGTTGGCAATTGTAGTTGTAATGTCGCTAATGGGATTGATAACAATGGGGTTATGGATGTTATTTGGTGCGGGTATGCATCGTTTTATCCGTTCGCCCAAGGCCGCTAGGCGTTTTAATTTCTTAATGGCCACCTTGTTGGTGCTCTCGATATTTCCAATATTAAGTGCCGAGTTAATTATTTAG